The sequence TAGATTTGCAGCAACTCCCAAACCTGGCCCTTCTCATCCCATTCCCACTGGATACTGGCTCATCACCATTCAAGGAAGGAAAGTGATTTCTTCAGAGAGAGGAGATCAATCTGCCTTATTGAAAAACCACACCACAAGGTCCTGTCTCCATCTGACTTCTACAGCTTGCTGGTCCCAACCTATGTGCAAACTTGACTGGTACACTAAAAGTTGTTTTTAACTAATGCAACCAGGCATATCTAACATCTGTACAGCAGAACCATGTTCTTAATCAAGACACAGCTCAAGTTAAATAATTAACCCTCTTTTTACAAAGGAAGTGGTTGCTGAGCATGGGATTAGAAGGCCTGAGCTGATGTTCCTCAGGCTCATCTCTTCCCAAAACTGTGCCATGTTAATAAATTTCAGGGCCGTTGGGTTAGACTGTGGAGATGAAACACAGTTATCACAAGGCCAGGATGACCCACATATAGGGAATGCGCCTCAGAGCTGGTCTTGCTCACAgttcaggaaggaaggaaggaaggaaggaagaaggaaaagggagggaggaagggagggaaacCATCtatgttctttttcatcttaaaatggCAGCATATGCAGAGAGGTCATATTAATTTCTGTCATTTCACTAAaaagttgctttctttttttttttaatcattctaCGTAATATAACTTTAGTGGGATCAATTATCTCAccaacttctctgagcaacttTAAGGcaacaacaggaaaacatgGATTTATCTTCAAAAACACTGACATTGATTCTTGATTCAAGGTATTTCAACCTACATTTTGTCGGAGCAAATAGCATCTGATTGATTACTCCCCAAATATTGACCCCGATCTGGAGTGTTTGCTCAGTGACTGGCCTCAAAGCATTCTGAATTCATGGAGGAGTTGTTTGCTCACATGATGGATGCCTGGCTGGTGAGCAGAAGGAAGGCTTTAATAAATCATTTCTGACATTAACCTTGGAGAAACAAATTCCCAAGAGTGTTTGTGTTAGTTCTGCTGCCGGTGCTTGTGCAaacactgaagaacagaattcacACTGCTATCTCTTTGTGACTCGTTTACCTAACAGAAGTTCATTGTAGGCATTTCCAGACAAGTCAATGGGACAGgcatggaagaagaaaaaggcactTCCTTTATTCAAACAACCACAAGCATTTCATCATAAAATACATGCAAAACTTGCATGACACatcttgattttcagaaaataagaaaagaaagcatgtaCCAGATTCAGCAGtgaaatatcattttatttgtGCAAGTAGGAAGACTATCCCAAATTTTCAGAATTTGGCATCTGTACTTTTCTGTGTGTAATCCTTTTAGTGTATTCTCTATCAATGTTACAAAATTTTCCCTATGGTTATTGTTTACCATAGCAACTATTGTGATTTAAGATTATATAGGTCAGACATTCTTGATCTACTGTAAGAAATGGTGGGTCTAAAATACTCATTTTCAGACCTTGAGGGCTCGATGAACTTTTCCCAGACTTCCCCTTTAGATGTTATAGAGACCAGACTTGGAGCTCAGCCACACTTCCCCATTCTCCATTACTTCTGCTGAGAACAAGGAAGGCAGTCTTGCTCCTGCCACTAACTCAAGCAGGAGGTTCTGAACTCATGCAGGAAACAGGATTTTGACTTCTGTTCATTGCTGAATAACCAGTCTGTCCAATCTAGGATGGATCTTTCCACCAAGCATCTCAGAGCCAAGGAAagatttagaatcatagagttgtaGAATaactaaggttggaaaagacctctaagatcatctagtcccagtatttccccacagtggttgaggtgcagcctcactgGTGCTAGGTACAGCTTGATCATAGAAGcagatcaggttggtcaggcagAACCTGCCGTTCATGAGctcatgctggctgggcctgattcTCTGGTTGTCCTCCACGTGCTATGTAATCTCActcaagatgatttgctccataacccTGCCTGGCACCGAGTTCCTTGGATCCTCCTTACAGTTCTTCTTGTAGATTTATTCCTCTATGTGCCACAAATCTCAGTTCCTTCAAGTgagaggcaaaaaaaagaattttctggCTTCAGATAAgatctctgcaggctgctgcaagTACACGTTAACACATTCCTGATGGCTCCAGTAACTTTTGCCACATGTTAAACCCATCAGCAAGGGGGTAGTTCAATAATTTTGGGGTCCTTTTCTATGAAGACAAATGAACAGGAAATTCACTGACAAAacctccttgtttttttttagcaggTGGTTCTTTCTACATCACAAGACTCAAAGTTCCTGGAAACATGTTATTTGTGCTCagtagaaagaagaaacaactgACCAAAACGTGAGAAACCAGCATGTGAGCTCTGCAgaccacactgctgctgctcattcATCTAGGCAGTGTCAGTGAAAGGGAAGGGATTGGAGTTTTCCCTCCTGGGAACACCAGTTTGGAGAAAACATGCTCTCTGAGTCTGTAGTCCCTATCCATCAGCAGTGCCAGGGCAAACCTGAGCCACCAACCAGCACACCAGGTGGGATTCCTGCTGAGGACAGATCTGCAGGTCAGACAGTGAGAGAAACTCCCCACTTACACTCTGGAAATTGAATTTCACAGTGACGAACAGCAAAAATTCCCTCCTACCCCCAAGtgagttttttttccaccctGTACACAGGGAGTGTGCTCATCAAATCAGAGTTCAATACATATTCAGTTTAACATAATTCACACCCTATTTGTCCTTACACTAAATGAAGTACAATCAACTAGGAATTATGTATAACCATTACATTCTGCTGCCCAGTTAGTTACATGTAATCAGCGCTGTCATACAGGCAGGcacagaaatacacatttttcttaatcCTAAGGTGCTCAGACTTTTATTATGTGCTGCAAATGTTCCATTTGGTGGACTGAGCAGAAAGCTGGTGACTCAGAAGTCACTGAAGAGGAGTCCTCTTTTCTCCCTGGATCAGCACTATTCTCTGCTTAAAAAAGCCTGAAAAGCATGAAGACCTGGAATTTCACCTGTTTTCAGCTAATGTTCATGGCTTCAGGGTATGTGAGTGGAATCTGCAAGCAGAAAATACCTGCTCTGAGATGTCACCCTGTGCTTTCCATATTCCATTTGTAAGCATTCGGCTCCAGCTGCCTTTTGAAGTGGCAAATGCAATTTACACAAATTAGAAGTAAAATATATCTTGATGTAAGTTCTAATATGAAAAGTGCACTTTTTAATCTTGAAAATTATCATGAAGATTTTCAAGAGAAAGCTTTATTGCTCTATACACAGATAAGTTGCAATGATATTTGAGGAACAGGAATCTCTGGCATGTCTTGATTCAGAGTAGATTTGCTGCTAAGGAACTGCTTCCTCCAGATGTAAGTCTGAGGACTGAACACTGCAGGGATCGATGCTGCTAACACGCTGCCCAAGGCCCACAGAAGACCTTCTGGTTGTTGGTTGGTCAAAGCAGAAGATGTGCTCAGCTCTAAAACCCACTGACTTCATTGGAACCAATGATAAGCTGGCACGCGTTTGTCTACTGTTCTGTTGAAGCAGAATAAGTGCAGGTGTTATCTTGCATCTGGGCAGACAGAACAGCTCTGATTAGCTCTGTCATGTCAGCTGCatgtggtgcatttcagcaagctgctgtgctcacagccagcttattttatttgcattttgctcTGGGTGGGTCAGTGTGAATTGTGCCTCAGCACTACTTCCTCACAGCTTTGAGGAGATTTCTGGCTCCTTCCTGCCCAGATGGAGGCCTGTATCATAGAAATATAGAACTGTTCGTAACTGTTGGAAGGCCACAGCCTTGATCTCTCTGTAATTCACCACGTTCATTTACTGGCCCTTGTGAAAGTTTGCACTCTGATCCAAGCAAGCTGGTCTTCCTTCCTACTGACCTCATGCTCTGTTTGGATTGTATCTCTTACACATTCTGATTTTTTAGATATGTTCCTTTACATAGTTTCTAGGTCTTTGAGGAGGGGGTTCTGATGCACCTCCTTAGTAGAATCTCCTACATGGTGAGCCAAAGTGAGATGATTTACAGATTTTTTGAGGCTGTGTCAGTCTGGGACACTACACTTCCTGAACTTCTCTAAAACTATTAGCAAGTGTCCACAGGAGGGATATGGAGATTGAGAAGGGTCTGAGGGCAGTATgtaaggagcagctgaggtctgTGGTGTGCtaagcccagagcagagcaggcagaggggaggcctgatgatggctgcagctcctcacagggagcggagggcagcgctgagttctgtgacagtgacagggctgCTCATCTCCTCCCAATACGTGACTCTCAACTTTTACTCTGCTCCTAGTTTTGCCACCTTCTCTCCACCTAACAGGCTTTGTAAATGTTTCACTACATTAACTCAAATTCTGCTGTATATTTACAAAGGTTTGTGACCTTTAGCTGTAGTCAATCATTCCCCATGGTCtaatttgtctttttccccccacagcTCCTTAATTTCACTGCTGTTACCTGTAAATGGTTTACCCAGGGCTTGCAGAGCACTGTACCCTGCACAGCTCAAACTCAGTCCTGCTCTGGTTTAGATTCTCCAAATTTCCTAATGTCTTCTTCAGATCTCCTTACcctttgaatcatagaattgtttgagttggaagggacctttaaaggctgtctagtccaactcctctgcaatgaacagagatacCTACAGCTAGACCAGGGTGCTCAAagccccatgcagcctgacctgtgcctccagggacagagaatTAGCACTTGTTCCTTATCTTTAGTACAGAAGAAGAAGCACAAGGGCATGTAATGACAGGATGaggaaaatagttttaaattggacaagggtagatttagattagatattaggaaaaaattctttactgtgagggtagtgagacaatggaacaggttgcccagtgaggtaGTTtatgcctcctccctggaagcattcatggccaggctggatggggctgtgagcaacctggtctagagggaggtgtccctgcctatagcagggggttggaattacatgatcttaaagatcccttccaacccaaaccattctatgattctgtgaaaagtagAGATAAGACTCTGAAAAGCACATTGTCTACTAGGATAAACAAATAAACTGTTTGCTTTATGCAAACCTAGTAGTAAACATGATACTTTTATTGATTATATCTGCTGAGCTTTGGATTTAGTCACATCAGAAGTACTATTGCAGCAGCCATCACCCAGCAAGGCAGCAGAGGAACCACAGAGACGTGAGGCACATGGATATAGCAGCTAGGAACTAGGCAGGGTGCAACAAACATGCCAACTCGCTTGAACAATTTGATCATGAGATTTTCAGCCCCCGATAAACAGAATATTGGCCATGGGTTGTTATATACACAAAGACAAGCATGGatttaaaaccaaaacccaGCAACTATCATGATCTAAACCGATGTGCTTCAACCTCATTTTGAGGCATCATGCCCTCTATAGTGGGACTGGCCACATTGCCcaaatgcagaaggaaagccCAAGCTCTGACACAGCTGGAAGCAGCCCTGGACCTGACGTGCATCCTGAATACGGTGGCATCCCAAGCCCAGAAACAAGCCCAGAACCGGGCTGCTCCTGCCTGTGGCCTGGGTTCTTGAGCAAAGTGGGCCGTGTGCCCCGCTGGGGATGTGGCCCAAACCCAGCTCAGCCTGAACTGGGCCAGGTGAAGTGAGGTCTGGGGAGGAGACAAGCCTGTTGTCAAGGTCCTTACCTGTGCCCGCCTCAGCAAAAGCAGGGAAGGATGAAGCTGACAAACGTGTGGGGGGGGGAATCTCTGATCTTTATTCTGTTGGACCTTTGGGACCAGAGTAAGTAGGggagataggacaaggagggatggttttaaaataagacaggggaggtttgggttagatgttaggaggtggtttttcacacagagtgcagtgacacactggaacaggtttcccaaggatgttgtgggtgccgcgtccctggaggtgttgaaagccaggctggatgtggctctgggcggcCTGTTCTagtggctggcgaccctgcacatagcaggggggttgaaactagatgatcattgtggtccatttcaacccaggccattctatgagtaGTACACAGCTGCTCCTATGGAGACTCGTGGGCTGTCTGCGGGGACTTTGGCTCTGAAGTTGTTTCTGGGAGCAGCTTCATTCCCGGAATGGCCTCCCCTGTCTGGCCCGGCCTCTTTGGGGTGACCTGCGGGAATTGTGAGCCCAACGTCTCTCAGAAGGAGGGCTTTGGGTGCGGGTGCGCCCTCGCTGCCTGGACGGTCTCCTGCGTCCGGGCGCTCTGGAAGCCCTCGGGGACCTTGAAGTGGCAGATCTTGATCTGcgggtgctgctctgctctcctggggCTGGCATTTGCCGGCTGCCACGGCGTCCTCTTGGCCGGCTCTGGGAACTCGGGGCCCGAGCTTGCAGTGGGGAGCGGCTTCGTGTGCGAATTCCTCCTCGCTGCCTGGATGGTCTCCTGCGTCCGGGCACTCTGGAAGCCCTCGGGGACCTCGAAGTGGCAGATCTTGATCTGCGGGTGCTGTTCTGCTCCCCTGGGGCTGGCATTTGCTGGCTGCCACGGCGTCCTCTTGGCCGGCTCTGGGAACTCGGGGCCCGAGCTTGCAGTGGGGAGCGGCTTCGTGTGCGGCTTCCTCCTTGCTGCCTGCGCCGTCTTCTGCgagcagctgctggagatgcCCTGGAGGACCCTGGTGCCCTCCGTCTGGTGGATGTGTGGGAGTCGCTCTCGGCACTGGGGGCTGCTGTTTGTCTGCTCCCACAGCGTCCTTGCAGCTGCTCAGAGGTAGCCCGATCCTCACTTAAACGTGGGCCATTTGTCCCCTGCTCAGTCTCAGGCACACTGGGCAGGTCGCTGTGCTCAGGCAGCTGGGAACTCTGCAATGTCTCCAATGCTGCCTGGCTGGCGGGCATGGAGCTGAAGGTCTCCAGCttcatggagctgctggatgaTCCCAGAACCCtctggctggcagtgctgggaccagcGAGCTCAGTGTTGGTGCTGGAGGCTGTAAGGGGAGGCAGGAAGGTCATGAGTGTGAAGCTGCGGCACCACAGTGGGATCTGCCATCCCACTTGGGTCAGACAGACTCTGGCAAAGCTGCCCTGAGCTCTTGCTGCCAGGCCTTGCCTGGCCTCAGCGCGGTGCCATGCGGCTGATAGCCTCTTACCGGTACCCAGgccagcacagctgtcacactCCCACTCCCACGCGTCTCTTGTGTTATACAGGTGGGAGCACTGTCGATGGGTGCCCTCAGCAGCGCAGGAGCTGCACAGGATCAGCTCCCAGGGCCTGGGGAAGCAAAGGGGTTGTGGCTGTGAGGACCAAGTGAGCCAAGCCAGGGCGTGACCTGCACAGTACGTCTCTGGTGCTCAGTCCTTGCTCTCCCAGCCTGTGGTGAGGCTGAGATCCCCCACTGAGCcccagagagctgctgcagtaACTCACCCCCTTgtctctgcctgctctctgcctccctgGTAAAGGCATTCGCTGGCATCGCAGCGGCTGTGCCTCTCTAGGAGCGGTTCGTATGCCTCATCGCTGTCCCATTCTGGTTCTCTACaagaggagggaggggaagtGATGAGCCCCCAGCATAAGATCCAAGCTTATCCCATCTCATCCACTCCATCTTCACttccagcttctccatgagGCTGGGGCACATCCTCACATGACAGCCAAAGGCCGGGCCTGCTGAGACAGTCCCCGGgcaggcccagcactgcagccttaATGTGAGCAGAACCAGGCAGAAGGACACTAACTTGAGTGGGATTCGGATCCCCGCGGTGGACATCTCGTCATAGAATCGACCACAGTCTCGACAGCCGGGGCACTCAAAGTACGCCGTGCCAGCACTCAATGCCTgttgctgcaggagaagcacaagCAGGGTGAGCGTGAGCAGTGCcaggtgctgctgagcaccaagCGTGCCTGCAGGGTGAGGGGAGGGCTCCTACCTGGATGCAGGCCCGGTGGAACCAGACGTGTTGGCACGCTGGACACACCATGGTGTGGTAGGACAAGCTGTCCCCCACAGGCTCAAGGCAGATGAGGCAGTCGTTGCCTTCTGCTGGAACTTCCTGAGTCACCTGTCGAGGGCGGTGCTCCGaacagaaggacctgggggaaGATGGAAGGGATGAGCACTGTGAGAAGTGCTGTGAGGAGGGCAGAGGTCCAGGAAAGAGCGCCCAGGCCCTGCCTCTAGCTCTGGGAGGTGAAACTGCGGGTCCTCCgtggcttggctgctgctgacagcccttacCTGTGCTCTCCGAAGTACTGGCTGATGCATTCCCCAACCACGGCACAGGGCAGATGAAAGCTGCGTGCACAGCCGCTCTCTGCGCATGTGATGGCAGCCCCCTTCTCGCCGCAAACACAGCATtgctggaaagagcagaacagccccatcagcagcaggctcagggcTTCCATGGCTGGCCCCACACCTCTGGCAGGGCACGGGACGTGGGCATTGCTGGGCCATGCTCTATAAAGCAGCCTGGGGGACAGGGCTGATCTCCTAAGGGCAGGACTTTGTCCTGGAGGCGAATGGAAGGGCTGTGATTGCTTTCCTTGGGTCCAGACTAAGCTGGTGTGAGCCCTTCCTGGCACCAGGAGATCTGCCTGCTCCATACAGGTCCTCACCTGCGTGTTTGCCTGCTTGACCTTGCGTGTGATGGCAGCAACGGGGAGGCCCTGAGTTCTTGGCCATTCCTGTCTTGCTTCGGATGGAATGTTGGCAAACATCTgtaggagagaaaagaagagcagGGTCTCATTAGGACAGAAAGAAAGGGAGCATCCCCGACAGAAGTCCACAAGGAGCTCACGGGGGAACTCACCAAGCAGAACTCGTGGACACGAATCCCAGTCTCAAAAAGCATGTGCCCGCAGATATCCGGGTCGACATCTGCCTggccacacagcacacacactgcagaggaGAGAGCAAATGTGAGCAGCGGTGAGCACTTGGCAGGGCCAGGTGTCCCTGAGGGCTGTCCCCAGGgtcctgctctgtgcctgccaTGCTGGCTGGAGGCGGTGGAGGGGAAGGGGCCATGGCAGGCCCAAGGCAGCCACAGCTGAAGCCGGGCCACCTTGCCAAGGAgcagaggggccctgccccgTGCCTGTCTGGGAGCTCCTGCCTGCCCCTTCCTCccctctcagctctcagccGCAGGCAGAGCCCCAGCACCCCTCTGTCCAGCATCGGGAGCTGTGCACAGGGATGCTGTGCTCTCACCTGGCTCCTCCGCGCAGGAGGCCTTCCTATTCCCATTGGACGTCATTGTGCGTTGATAGCGAGCACTGCGAGAGTCCCTGCTCTCTCTGCGCCTCACCAGACCGCACTGATGCTTGGCCTGAGCCCGgcagcctttgctctgctccaagCTTCACACGTCACAATGGCTGCTCTATGAcacccactgtgacatcacGGCCACTGCCTCACAGAGGGTGTGGGCGCGGGCCGTCAAGCAAGAGGGTGGCAGCCcaagcaggcagcacagagtgaGGACCcggtgctgctgtgcagcagagtgGAAGGACGgcctccctccacctgctggcacagctcctcGTGGCAGATGCTGGAGTGCAGCTGTCCCTTGGGCACACTTGCAGCCCTGGTGCCACGCTAGCACTTCAGATCTGAGTCTAGGTTTCTGGAGGGTCTAGTAAAGATGGCAAGTTAACAGCATATTTGGTGTCTAGTGTGTGTGGTGAGTGACTTTTTACAAGGTCTGATAGGGATAGGCCATGGTTTGATCTAGTTTTAATCTAGAAGAGGAGATTAGATTAAGTCGTAGGGGAAATTCTGTAGTCTGAGattggtgagacactggcacaggctgcccagagaagctgtggatgccccatccttggcgatgtttgaggccaggctggatggggccctcaTCTGCCAAGCAAGAGGGTAACAGctctacagcttctctgagcaacctattccagtgcatcactgccCTCCGATTCAAGAATTTCCTCCCAGCATCCAATCTCTATCTACCTTCTGTCTTTGTTCAATATTATGCATCACCTCGAAGCACAGCTAATTCCCTCAGGTTTCCCTCGACACCTTGCCACTTACTTGGGTAATGTAGCAGATCTTCTCTGAAAGGATACTTTTCCTTCATGGCTGAGAAGGAAAGAATCACTTCGTACCGTGAAAGTAGATATCCCTTTTCCAATTGATTtttcaatcacagaatggccagggttggaagggatctcaaggaccatgaatctccaacaccctgccacatgcagggccaccaacctccccatttaatactagaccaggctgcccagggccccatccaatctggccttgaacacctctagggacggagcatccacagtctctctgggcagcctggtccagcaCTCTNNNNNNNNNNNNNNNNNNNNNNNNNNNNNNNNNNNNNNNNNNNNNNNNNNNNNNNNNNNNNNNNNNNNNNNNNNNNNNNNNNNNNNNNNNNNNNNNNNNNGGCGGGGCGCGGGGCTTCGGCGACGAGGAGGAGAGGCGCTGCGACGCCATCCGCATCGCCATGTGCCAGAACCTGGGCTACAATGTCACCAAGATGCCCAACCTGGTGGGCCACGAGCTGCAGGCGGACGCCGAGCTGCAGCTCACCACTTTCACCCCGCTCATCCAGTACGGCTGCTCCAGCCAGCTTCAGGTGAGCGTCGGCCGGGGGGGTCCGGCAGCGGGAGCTGAGCGCGGTGGTGACACCGGCCGGAGTGCGGGGATGGCGAGGAGCTGCGTGCGAACGCTCGGAAGAGCGGAGAAAGCGGCGATGTTGTATTGCCGCtgcaaaaaacagaaagtagTCGACCTTACAGTGAGAGAGGAGCACGCCGTGCTCGTGGGACCGCGAACCGAAGCGGTCGCTAAatgccttttcttctgtttgcttgctCCAGGCGGTGCCTCCAACGAATCTATTTGTTTTAAACCTCTTCAGTTTGCTTAGAGTTTGctttctggattattttttttttggggggggggaggttgTCTGtttttaggtttttgtttttgtttttttttgcttccctAAATTGCAAACCCTGGAGTTTCACATCTGGCTGAGTCCAGCTCACTGTATTGAAACTGATGGGCTGAGTTTGCGTGGAGCTCATCCAGGGAGCAAAACGTGTGGGCTCTGCATGCGGAGCACATTTGAACggaaagaaagcagcatttctaggagttttcttcctctgcttttattgttcttggtttgttttgcGCTGCTTCCTGTTGTTTAAGGCAAAGGACCAAAAATTACTGCTAAAAAGGCAAAAACTTGTTATATTTTGACCCGCTGGAATCTCTCCTAACACGATCgtgatttttgtttctctttcttgcaGTTCTTCCTTTGTTCGGTCTATGTCCCGATGTGCACGGAGAAGATTAACATCCCCATAGGTCCCTGTGGTGGCATGTGCCTCTCCGTCAAAAGAAGATGTGAACCTGTTTTAAAAGAGTTTGGATTTGCCTGGCCGGACAGCCTGAACTGCAGCAAATTCCCTCCCCAGAATGATCACAACCACATGTGCATGGAGGGCCCGGGAGATGAAGAGGTTCCCCTTCATAGCAAGACATCCttgcagcctggagaggagtGTCACAGCATGGGATCTAATTCAGATCAGTACATCTGGGTCAAGAGAAACCTGGACTGTGTCCTGAAGTGTGGCTACGACGCTGGGCTCTACAGCAGGTCAGCGAAGGAGTTCACAGATATCTGGATGGCCGTGTGGGCCAGTCTGTGCTTCATATCAACTGCGTTCACAGTCCTGACCTTCCTGATTGATTCATCCAGATTTTCCTACCCAGAGCGCCCAATCATATTTTTGAGCATGTGCTACAATATTTATAGCATTGCTTATATTGTGAGGCTAACTGTGGGCCGGGAAAGGATATCCTGTGATTTTGAAGAGGCAGCAGAACCTGTTCTTATCCAAGAAGGTCTTAAGAACACAGGATGTGCTATAATTTTCTTGCTGATGTACTTTTTCGGGATGGCTAGCTCCATCTGGTGGGTTATTCTGACACTGACGTGGTTTCTGGCTGCAGGACTCAAGTGGGGCCACGAAGCTATAGAAATGCACAGCTCTTATTTCCACATCGCAGCCTGGGCTATCCCTGCAGTGAAGACCATCGTCA is a genomic window of Meleagris gallopavo isolate NT-WF06-2002-E0010 breed Aviagen turkey brand Nicholas breeding stock chromosome 1, Turkey_5.1, whole genome shotgun sequence containing:
- the FZD4 gene encoding frizzled-4; the protein is MCQNLGYNVTKMPNLVGHELQADAELQLTTFTPLIQYGCSSQLQFFLCSVYVPMCTEKINIPIGPCGGMCLSVKRRCEPVLKEFGFAWPDSLNCSKFPPQNDHNHMCMEGPGDEEVPLHSKTSLQPGEECHSMGSNSDQYIWVKRNLDCVLKCGYDAGLYSRSAKEFTDIWMAVWASLCFISTAFTVLTFLIDSSRFSYPERPIIFLSMCYNIYSIAYIVRLTVGRERISCDFEEAAEPVLIQEGLKNTGCAIIFLLMYFFGMASSIWWVILTLTWFLAAGLKWGHEAIEMHSSYFHIAAWAIPAVKTIVILIMRLVDADELTGLCYVGNQNLDALTGFVVAPLFTYLVIGTLFIAAGLVALFKIRSNLQKDGTKTDKLERLMVKIGVFSVLYTVPATCVIACYFYEISNWAVFRYSADDSNMAVEMLKIFMSLLVGITSGMWIWSAKTLHTWQKCSNRLVNSGKVKREKRADGWVKPGKGNETVV
- the LOC104909419 gene encoding uncharacterized protein LOC104909419, translating into MTSNGNRKASCAEEPVCVLCGQADVDPDICGHMLFETGIRVHEFCLMFANIPSEARQEWPRTQGLPVAAITRKVKQANTQQCCVCGEKGAAITCAESGCARSFHLPCAVVGECISQYFGEHRSFCSEHRPRQVTQEVPAEGNDCLICLEPVGDSLSYHTMVCPACQHVWFHRACIQQQALSAGTAYFECPGCRDCGRFYDEMSTAGIRIPLKEPEWDSDEAYEPLLERHSRCDASECLYQGGREQAETRGPWELILCSSCAAEGTHRQCSHLYNTRDAWEWECDSCAGLGTASSTNTELAGPSTASQRVLGSSSSSMKLETFSSMPASQAALETLQSSQLPEHSDLPSVPETEQGTNGPRLSEDRATSEQLQGRCGSRQTAAPSAESDSHTSTRRRAPGSSRASPAAARRRRRRQQGGSRTRSRSPLQARAPSSQSRPRGRRGSQQMPAPGEQNSTRRSRSATSRSPRASRVPGRRRPSRQRGGIRTRSRSPLQARAPSSQSRPRGRRGSRQMPAPGEQSSTRRSRSATSRSPRASRAPGRRRPSRQRGRTRTQSPPSERRWAHNSRRSPQRGRARQGRPFRE